The genomic stretch GATCCCCGGTACTTCACTACGGCCTGCTTCCATCGGCCTGAGGAACTCGCTGAAGAGATCACGGATGCAGGGTTCGACCTGGTGAGGACGGTCGGGTTGGAAGGCCCGGCATGGCTGCTTGGCCATTTCGACGAGCTGTGGGCAGATGAGGCGAAGCGTAAGGATCTGCTCACTTTCCTGAAACTTGTCGAGACGGAACCCTCACTCATCGGCGTGAGCGCGCACATCCTCACCGTCGCGAAAGCGCCCTGACGAGTGCCGGCATCAGCGAAGCGTTGAGACGAAGCGGTTCATAGGGAAATCTCGGGTTTCCTACACCTTTTTGTTTGGTCCAAGAGTTTGGGCTAACTGTAGAGGCGATATATTGCGGATAACAGCCATATCCTTCGACGGCGACATGACCCTGTGGGATTTTAAGAAGGTCATGCGGCATGCATTGAAGAAAGCCCTGGCGGAACTGCGCAGGCTGGTTCCGACCCAAGGCGCCGAGGACCTCTCGGTGGAAGAGATGATCGCGATTCGCAACCGGGTCGAGGAGGACGAGGAAGGACGGACCTGGAACATGGAGGAACTGAGATTACTCGCCTTCGAGCGGACGCTTGAACGTGTGGGGCGACCGGATCACGATATCGCTGTCCGTCTGAATGAGCTCTACCTCAAGCATCGCTTCGAAGACATCGAGTTGTATCGGGACGTCGAACCTGCGCTCGATATCCTGGCCCCGCACTACAAGCTGGGCCTACTGTCCAACGGGAACAGTTACCCCGAACGATGCGGGCTCGAGGGCCGTTTTGCCTTCGTGGTCTTCTCGCAGGACGTGAAAATTCGAAAGCCCGATCGGAGGATCTTCGAGATAGCCGCGAAGAAAGCTGGCTGTCCACTGAACGAGTTGCTACACGTGGGGGATTCGCTGGAGAACGACGTAATGGGAGCGCACGGCGCCGGAGCGAAAACGGTCTGGCTGAATCGCGAAGGGGCAGAAAGCAACGCAGAGGTCAAAGCCGACGTTGAAATCACCTCGCTGGCCGACCTGCCCGGGGTTTTAGGTCTAGGGCAAATCGGTAACTGAGGCGGATTTCTCCACCCCGGCTAGAACCCGTAGCTGAGACCCAGTTTCAGGACCGGATACACGGATGCGACGCCGGGGATGTCTTCGTTGGCCGATTCGGCCTCCTCATCGAGGTCTCTTCTGAACTGCGGATCCGAGGATACGGGGCCGGTTGCCTCGAGGCTGAATTCCGGCGTTCCGTGGAAGGCAATCCCGACATCCAGCGCAAAACCGAAACCGGTTCCGACGGCATTTCCCCACCCGAAGCCTGCATAGGGGGCAAGGCTGGAGGTCCCGAGCGAGCCGCGGATCGTTCCCACCTGGGCCGGCGTATACACGTTGTTCCCAAGCTCAACATCTTCCGTCGGAGCACCCTCGAGTCCAAGCGACCCCCCGAAGTAGAGCACGCCCGCACTCAGCCGGAAGCCGCTTTCGTTCGGATACAGATCGATCACCGCCGTCACGGTGGCTGCGGGAAGTTCCACATCCAACTCCACATCATCCGCGAGTACTTCGAAGCTGACCGGCTGAAAATCGAGGCCGCCTCGGAAGTTGATCCGGCTTGCGAGTGGCGTCGCGACCTGCGCCCCGATCCCGAGCGTGCCCACCTGGACGGATCCCGTAACCCCCTGCGCAAAAACTGGAGATGCATCCAGACCCAGCAGTAAGACGATTATGAACCCCAATCTCGGGCGTGGCATCGTATTTCCCCCGTGAATTTCACTCTATATTGAAAGAAAAACGGATTTGCGCTGTCCCGCTTCTAAACCCCGGCACGGCGATCCCGTAGCGCCGTCACCCAGCTCAACCCCGCCCCGGCGCGGCGATCCCGTACCGCTGCAGCGTAGTCTCGAGCGTCGGCCGGCCCAGGCGGATCCGGCCGTCGTTGAGCAGGTAGGAGAACAGGTAGCCGGCTCCGAGCATGAGGATCCCGATGAGGAAGCAGTACATGACCGCGCGGTCGGGATAGACGTCCTTGAGGTATCCCACGTACAGCGGCCCGAAAATCCCCGCGGCAGCCCACGCAGTCAGCACCGCGCCGTAGATGGTGGACATCTTCTTCGTGCCGAACACGTCGAGGACGAAGGAAGGCATGGTAGCGAAACCGCCGCCGAAGCAGAGCAGCACGTAGCAGACCAGGGCGGAGAAAATCCAGGGGTTGGTCTCCGTCATGAGTATGCCGAAGACCACCATCTGGCTGCCGAGCAGCACCCGGAAGACGGTCACCCTGCCGAACCGGTCGGACAGCAATCCCCAGAAGAGCCTTCCGAGACCGTTGCAGATCGAGCTCACCGCGATGAGCGTGGCGCCGTACTCGGCCAGGACGGTCGGTTCGATGGAATCATCCGCCAGACCCCAGATTTCCTGGAGGATCTCCGACTGAAAGCTGACGACCGAAATCCCGGCCGCGATGTTGAAGAAGAAGACGATCCACATGAAGACGAACTGCGTGGTGCCCAGGTAGGTTCGGGCGTACTTCGGTTCGTCGGCCTCCTCGGGATCGGCCGTGGCCGTGGTCGAAGGACCCAAGGCATCCGGCGGCGGATCGGACAGGGCCAGGCTGCAGGGGATGAGAATCAGGGCGAAGATGATGCCGAGCCAGATGAAGACTTCCGGCAGGGCGCCCGCGGTCCGCACGATGAGGAAGGGCGCCAGGCCCTTGCTGAGCAGAAAGGCCCCGACCCCGAACCCCATGACCACGATACCGGTAGCCAGTCCCTTGCGGTCCGGAAACCACTTGGCGACCGTCGCGACCGGCGTGACGTATCCCAGCCCGATGCCGGCGCCGCCGACCACCCCGTATCCGAGATAGAACAGCGGGATATACTCCATCTCCAGCGCAAGGCCCGAGATCAGGTACCCGCACGCGAACATGAAACTGCCGATCAGCGCGAGTTTGCGCGGACCCATCTTCGGCAGCATGTTCCCGGCCCACGCCGCCGACACGCCGAGGGTGAAGATGGCGATGCTGAACGCCCAGGCCGTCTCGGTGTGCGTCCAGCCGATCTGGCGCACCAGAATCGTCTGAAAGAAGCTCCAGGCGTAGACCGTACCGAAGCAGATCTGAAGCGCCGTGCAGAAGAGCGCGATGGCGCTACGGGGAATGCGCATCGCCTATCCTCCCCTTACCGGACGTTCTCCGGTGGCGCGCCGGGTGCACCGGATCCGGACGAACCGGTGCCGGATGGCTGATCGGAAATGTGTTGGAAGAGGCGGGCCAGGTCGCCCACTTCATCGTCGCGTCCGAGGAGATCGTCGGACGTCGTCTCCGGCTCTTTGTTGCCCGCGAGGTTGACGGCGTACGCCAGCAGTTCCGCAAGGGGCTTCGCGGCGAGATTGACCAGCCAGATCGACGCGAGGACGCCCACGACCAGGAATATGCAAATGAGGATGACCTGCTGGCCGATTGCGCGCTGGATCTTGAGGGCTACCTCGTCCTGGTCCATGCCGACGTGCACCGTACCCGCCACACCCGCCAGGATGGGGCTGCCGACCTCCAGGAAATCACCCAGGCCGGGGATGCTTCGCTCCACCGGCTCGGTATTCGCGTGATCGCTCGCGAGAATCTGCTCGGGAATCCCCGGAACGAAGGTATGGGCGAGATACTCACCGTCCTCGCTGGTGATGTAGATATACCGGATACCCTGGATCTCGACGAACTGATCGATCATCGACTGCAGCGTGGCCAGGTTCCGGTTGAGCAGGATGTCGACACTGGAGTCGGCGATGCTCTTGGCGATATTCTGACTGTTGGTCTCGTACTCGGACGTCAGCTGCGTATCTACAGTGTATATACACAGGGCGGACGTGCAGAGGACGATGACGCCGAAGAGCAGGAAGATCCCGAAGCGGGTGCGCTGGAAGAGCTTCTGTACTTTCATGCTAGGATAGCCAGCCTTGCCAGTCCTCCAGGGTCACGAACCGGCCCTCCTGGACGACGGTATAGTAGACGGTCTGCAGACCCTGCCGGCGGTCCGGTCCGAAGGAGACCCGCTCGCCGATCCCGAGATCGTAGTTGTCGACCGAGAACACGGCTTCCTCCAGCCCGTCGCGGTCGGGACTTCCTCCCAGGCGCCGCAGGATCTCGGTCATCAGTTTGGCGTCCAGAAAACCCTCGAGACTCACGAAACTCTGTGGAAAGGGGCTGTACGACTCCTGGACGAGTTCTTCCGGAACCGCCGGATCGTAGCGTTCCATCAGTTCGCGGTACTCCCGCACCGCCGGAATGGACGTGTCCTCGTAGCTCGGGACCACCTGGGAGTTGACGAGGTAACGGGAATAGGTCTCCACGTCCTCTCCCAGGTCGCTGAGTAACTGGAGCATGTTTTCGCTGCCCACGAAGGAAAGGTTGGCAATGGGTACGCGAAGGTCGCGGTCGACGGCATCGCGGGCGAAGGCCGCGCAAGCCGCATACGACCCGATGCAGATGACGGCATCCGGGGAATTGGACTTGAGGATCTCCACCTGCTCCCGCATGCTGCCGGTGAAACGCGAGCCCCGGCGGTAGGTCGCCTCGCCCGCGAGCCGCTCGCCGTGCCGGTCCAGCGCCGCCCTCACCCCGGCCCATCCGCTTCTTCCGTAGGCGTCGGCCTGGTAAAACACGCCGATTCTTCTTTTGCCCGCGGCGAGGAAGTTGTTGACGAGACCGGCCGTTTCCTGCCGGTAGGACGCCCTGAGGTTGAAGGCGAAATCACCATAAGGCGGCTCCCGCTGGGGTTGGGCGCCGGTAAAGGGAAAGAACAGGTAGACCTGCTCGTCCTGGAACTTCTTCAGCAGGGGCAGCACCCGCGTAACGGTCGGCGTGCCCACGTACCCGAAGAGCAGGAACACGTTGTCTTCGAGCATGAGCTTCATGGTGTTCCGGACGCATGGATCCGGCTGGTAACCGTCGTCGTAGAGCTTCAGGGTGATCTTGCGTCCGGCCACGCCGCCGTTGTCGTTCACATGATTGAAATAGGCCATGGCGCCGCGGTACAGCTCGCTGCCAAGACCCCTGGAAGGACCGGAGAACGCGGCCGACATGCCCAGGATGATCTCATCATCCGTCGCACCTTCGAATCCGGTTTCCATTTCCTGTGCTGAGACCATGTTCAAACCTCCAAAAAAGGTACCGGCGTCCTTCAAGCCCGCGCAGGAAACCGCAAGCAGTCCCGCCAGGCCGCGGCGCAACATGGTCCTCCGCGTTAACAACGGCGCAGGCGACCCGGGCCTATCCCCTGATTGACCTTTACCGTCACGCCCACTCATACGCTTCCTCGTCATCAAATGAGCCGTGAATGTTACTCTTCGTGAGTCTTAAGAGTCTCACGGCCGTCCGGCAACCGTATCCGGGCCGGACATTGACTGTACCGGGAATCGCAGTACGAAGTTCTTGTTTGGGAAATGTACTAATTGTTTCCGTCTTGGAAACTGTTGTAATGATTCAAAATGATAAGACCGGGACTACCCCGTTGCAAGGTATTTTTGCGACCGTGAGCAATGCCCTGG from Gemmatimonadota bacterium encodes the following:
- a CDS encoding HAMP domain-containing protein, with protein sequence MKVQKLFQRTRFGIFLLFGVIVLCTSALCIYTVDTQLTSEYETNSQNIAKSIADSSVDILLNRNLATLQSMIDQFVEIQGIRYIYITSEDGEYLAHTFVPGIPEQILASDHANTEPVERSIPGLGDFLEVGSPILAGVAGTVHVGMDQDEVALKIQRAIGQQVILICIFLVVGVLASIWLVNLAAKPLAELLAYAVNLAGNKEPETTSDDLLGRDDEVGDLARLFQHISDQPSGTGSSGSGAPGAPPENVR
- a CDS encoding HAD family hydrolase, producing MRITAISFDGDMTLWDFKKVMRHALKKALAELRRLVPTQGAEDLSVEEMIAIRNRVEEDEEGRTWNMEELRLLAFERTLERVGRPDHDIAVRLNELYLKHRFEDIELYRDVEPALDILAPHYKLGLLSNGNSYPERCGLEGRFAFVVFSQDVKIRKPDRRIFEIAAKKAGCPLNELLHVGDSLENDVMGAHGAGAKTVWLNREGAESNAEVKADVEITSLADLPGVLGLGQIGN
- a CDS encoding OFA family MFS transporter, encoding MRIPRSAIALFCTALQICFGTVYAWSFFQTILVRQIGWTHTETAWAFSIAIFTLGVSAAWAGNMLPKMGPRKLALIGSFMFACGYLISGLALEMEYIPLFYLGYGVVGGAGIGLGYVTPVATVAKWFPDRKGLATGIVVMGFGVGAFLLSKGLAPFLIVRTAGALPEVFIWLGIIFALILIPCSLALSDPPPDALGPSTTATADPEEADEPKYARTYLGTTQFVFMWIVFFFNIAAGISVVSFQSEILQEIWGLADDSIEPTVLAEYGATLIAVSSICNGLGRLFWGLLSDRFGRVTVFRVLLGSQMVVFGILMTETNPWIFSALVCYVLLCFGGGFATMPSFVLDVFGTKKMSTIYGAVLTAWAAAGIFGPLYVGYLKDVYPDRAVMYCFLIGILMLGAGYLFSYLLNDGRIRLGRPTLETTLQRYGIAAPGRG
- a CDS encoding ABC transporter substrate-binding protein, whose product is METGFEGATDDEIILGMSAAFSGPSRGLGSELYRGAMAYFNHVNDNGGVAGRKITLKLYDDGYQPDPCVRNTMKLMLEDNVFLLFGYVGTPTVTRVLPLLKKFQDEQVYLFFPFTGAQPQREPPYGDFAFNLRASYRQETAGLVNNFLAAGKRRIGVFYQADAYGRSGWAGVRAALDRHGERLAGEATYRRGSRFTGSMREQVEILKSNSPDAVICIGSYAACAAFARDAVDRDLRVPIANLSFVGSENMLQLLSDLGEDVETYSRYLVNSQVVPSYEDTSIPAVREYRELMERYDPAVPEELVQESYSPFPQSFVSLEGFLDAKLMTEILRRLGGSPDRDGLEEAVFSVDNYDLGIGERVSFGPDRRQGLQTVYYTVVQEGRFVTLEDWQGWLS